A region from the Medicago truncatula cultivar Jemalong A17 chromosome 6, MtrunA17r5.0-ANR, whole genome shotgun sequence genome encodes:
- the LOC25479899 gene encoding protein DETOXIFICATION 49 produces MSETNPNQSNMILTNPLIPKPKKNQTFSFYHHLTHTFKEMNSISKIAFPMILTCLLLYCRSMISMLFLGHLNDLALAGGSLAIGFANITGYSILSGLAVGMEPICGQAFGAKKFTLLGLCLQRTILLLLLVSIPISFSWLYMKKMLLFFNQDEEIATMAQTYILYSIPDLIAQSFIHPLRIYLRTQSITLPLTLCATFSILLHIPINYFLVIYLNLGIKGVALSGVWTNFNLVASLIFYIYYSGTHKKTWAGFSLESFREWLPLLNLAIPSCVSVCLEWWWYEFMTIFCGYLSNPRSSVASMGVLIQITSLMYIFPYSLSNSVSTRVGNMIGAQKPSKAKLSAISGLSFSFICGVFAFIFTLCVRNMWASMFTKDKEIIALTSMVLPIIGLCELGNCPQTTGCGVLRGTARPKVGANINLGCFYLVGMPVSVWLAFYGGYDFQGLWLGLLAAQGSCALTMLIVLYKTDWKFEALRARKLTGSEKENENKEIDEEKLHISENNENSLPFFDVFDDSDEDDEEERLCLV; encoded by the coding sequence ATGAGTGAAACAAATCctaatcaatcaaacatgatcctCACCAACCCTTTgattccaaaaccaaaaaaaaaccaaactttttcattttaccaCCATCTTACACACACCTTCAAAGAAATGAATTCCATTTCAAAGATAGCTTTTCCAATGATCCTAACATGTCTTCTTCTATATTGTAGATCCATGATTTCAATGCTTTTTCTTGGTCACCTCAATGACCTTGCACTAGCTGGTGGGTCCCTTGCTATTGGTTTTGCCAACATCACTGGTTACTCCATTCTTTCTGGTCTTGCTGTTGGTATGGAACCAATTTGTGGTCAAGCTTTTGGTGCTAAAAAATTCACTCTTCTTGGTCTTTGTCTTCAAAGAACCATTCTTTTGCTTCTTTTGGTTTCAATACCAATATCTTTTTCATGGCTTTACATGAAAAAAatgcttttgttttttaaccAAGATGAAGAAATAGCAACAATGGCTCAAACTTATATTCTATATTCAATTCCTGATCTTATTGCTCAATCCTTTATACACCCTTTGAGAATTTACTTAAGGACTCAATCCATTACTCTTCCTCTTACACTTTGTGCAACTTTTTCAATCCTTCTTCACATaccaataaattattttcttgttataTATCTTAATTTGGGTATAAAAGGAGTTGCTTTAAGTGGGGTATGGACAAATTTCAACCTTGTTGCTTCTTTGATTTTCTACATTTATTATTCCGGCACACATAAAAAAACGTGGGCCGGATTTTCTTTAGAGAGTTTCAGAGAGTGGTTGCCACTTTTAAACCTCGCCATTCCAAGCTGCGTTTCTGTCTGCTTGGAATGGTGGTGGTATGAATTTATGACTATATTTTGTGGCTACTTAAGCAATCCAAGATCAAGTGTTGCATCAATGGGGGTGTTAATCCAAATTACTTCACTTATGTACATTTTTCCTTACTCACTAAGCAATAGTGTTTCAACAAGAGTTGGTAACATGATAGGTGCACAAAAGCCATCAAAAGCAAAACTTTCAGCAATTTCAGGACTTTCTTTCAGCTTCATTTGTGGAGTGTTTGCATTTATTTTCACTCTTTGTGTAAGAAACATGTGGGCTAGTATGTTCACAAAAGACAAAGAAATCATTGCTTTAACATCAATGGTTTTGCCAATTATAGGTTTATGTGAACTAGGTAACTGTCCTCAAACAACAGGCTGTGGTGTTCTTAGAGGAACAGCAAGGCCTAAAGTTGGTGCTAATATCAACTTAGGTTGTTTTTATCTCGTCGGAATGCCGGTTTCGGTTTGGTTAGCATTTTATGGTGGTTATGATTTTCAAGGTCTTTGGCTTGGTTTACTTGCTGCTCAGGGATCATGTGCTCTTACTATGTTGATTGTTCTTTACAAAACTGATTGGAAATTTGAAGCTTTAAGAGCAAGGAAACTCACAGGATCagaaaaagagaatgaaaacaaagaaattgatGAAGAAAAGTTACATATTTctgaaaacaatgaaaattcATTGCcattttttgatgtttttgatgattcagatgaagatgatgaagaagaacgTTTGTGTTTGGTTTAG